Proteins encoded by one window of Actinocorallia herbida:
- a CDS encoding cold-shock protein, whose protein sequence is MPQQGTVKWFNAEKGYGFIAVDGGGPDVFVHYSAIQSSGYRSLEEAQRVEFEVTQGNRGPQADQVRPL, encoded by the coding sequence ATGCCCCAGCAGGGCACCGTGAAGTGGTTCAACGCCGAGAAGGGCTACGGCTTCATCGCCGTGGACGGCGGCGGACCCGACGTCTTCGTTCACTACTCGGCCATCCAGAGCTCCGGCTACCGCAGCCTGGAGGAGGCCCAGCGCGTCGAGTTCGAGGTGACCCAGGGCAACCGGGGGCCGCAGGCCGACCAGGTCCGCCCCCTGTAG
- a CDS encoding ABC transporter ATP-binding protein — protein MTALNETALDEGAFATLRRGLAITPEFRRGLGLTLLLALVATAGRVVIPIAVQQTIDHGLPGAGGGDLGYVRNAVLLCAAATVVTALSAYLMNVRLYRRTEGSLATLRVKAFRHVHDLSMLTQGGQRRGGLVSRVTGDVDQISQFMQWGGLMFLVSAGEIVVVTGLMAVYSWELTLIVWVAFLPLAFALRFFQKLISRAYLAVRERMGDLLAAVSESVVGAPVIKAYAAERRTAERVDQAVEEGRTAQKRAQALVALTFPTSEIVAAVATGAVVVGGVLLGIGGGITAGELVAFLFLVTLFVSPMQQATEILNDAQNAIAGWRRVLGVLDTEPDVADPGADGEVLARGPVEVRFEDVAFAYPSGPRVLEGVDVRIPPQARIAVVGETGSGKTTFAKLLTRLMDPAEGTVRVDGVPLDRVRFSSLRERIVIVPQDGFLFDTTLGENIRYGRPSASDEEITAALAELGLADWLAGLPRGLDTPVGQRGESLSAGERQLAALARAYLADPDLLVLDEATSAVDPATEVRIQRALDGITRGRTSVAIAHRLSTAEAADEVLVFDKGRIVQRGPHADLVAVPGVYADLHASWRAQRSL, from the coding sequence ATGACCGCACTGAACGAGACGGCCCTTGACGAGGGCGCGTTCGCCACCCTGCGCCGGGGACTCGCGATCACCCCGGAGTTCCGGCGCGGCCTCGGCCTGACCCTGCTGCTCGCGCTGGTCGCCACCGCGGGCCGGGTGGTCATCCCGATCGCGGTCCAGCAGACGATCGACCACGGCCTGCCCGGCGCCGGCGGGGGCGACCTCGGGTACGTCAGGAACGCCGTCCTGCTGTGCGCGGCGGCCACCGTCGTCACCGCGCTGTCGGCCTATCTGATGAACGTCCGGCTCTACCGGCGCACCGAGGGCTCCCTCGCGACGCTGCGGGTCAAGGCGTTCCGGCACGTGCACGACCTGTCGATGCTCACCCAGGGCGGGCAGCGGCGCGGGGGCCTCGTGTCGCGCGTCACCGGCGACGTCGACCAGATCAGCCAGTTCATGCAGTGGGGCGGGCTGATGTTCCTCGTCTCGGCGGGCGAGATCGTCGTCGTCACCGGGCTGATGGCCGTCTACTCCTGGGAGCTCACCCTCATCGTCTGGGTCGCCTTCCTGCCGCTGGCGTTCGCGCTGCGCTTCTTCCAGAAGCTGATCTCGCGCGCCTACCTGGCGGTCCGCGAGCGGATGGGCGACCTGCTGGCCGCGGTCAGCGAGTCCGTCGTCGGCGCGCCGGTGATCAAGGCTTACGCGGCCGAACGGCGCACCGCCGAGCGGGTGGACCAGGCCGTCGAGGAGGGGCGCACCGCGCAGAAGCGGGCGCAGGCCCTCGTCGCGCTGACCTTCCCGACGAGCGAGATCGTCGCGGCGGTCGCCACCGGGGCCGTCGTCGTCGGCGGCGTGCTGCTGGGGATCGGCGGCGGCATCACCGCGGGCGAGCTCGTGGCGTTCCTGTTCCTGGTGACCCTGTTCGTCAGCCCCATGCAGCAGGCGACGGAGATCCTCAACGACGCGCAGAACGCGATCGCGGGCTGGCGCCGGGTCCTCGGCGTGCTGGACACCGAGCCGGACGTCGCCGACCCGGGCGCGGACGGCGAGGTGCTCGCGCGCGGGCCCGTCGAGGTCCGCTTCGAGGACGTGGCGTTCGCCTACCCGTCGGGGCCGCGGGTCCTGGAAGGGGTCGACGTGCGGATCCCGCCGCAGGCCCGGATCGCGGTCGTGGGCGAGACGGGCTCGGGCAAGACGACCTTCGCCAAGCTGCTGACCCGGCTGATGGACCCCGCCGAGGGGACCGTCCGGGTCGACGGGGTGCCGCTGGACCGGGTGCGGTTCTCCTCGCTGCGCGAGCGGATCGTCATCGTGCCGCAGGACGGGTTCCTGTTCGACACCACGCTCGGCGAGAACATCAGGTACGGGCGGCCCTCGGCGTCGGACGAGGAGATCACCGCGGCCCTCGCCGAGCTGGGGCTGGCCGACTGGCTCGCGGGGCTGCCGCGTGGCCTGGACACCCCGGTCGGGCAGCGCGGGGAGTCCCTGTCGGCGGGGGAACGGCAGCTCGCCGCGCTGGCCCGCGCCTACCTGGCCGACCCGGACCTGCTCGTCCTGGACGAGGCGACCTCCGCCGTCGACCCGGCCACGGAGGTGCGCATCCAGCGTGCGCTGGACGGCATCACGCGCGGCCGGACCTCGGTCGCGATCGCGCACCGCCTGTCCACCGCCGAGGCCGCCGACGAGGTCCTCGTCTTCGACAAGGGCAGGATCGTCCAGCGCGGCCCGCACGCCGACCTCGTCGCCGTCCCCGGCGTCTACGCGGACCTCCACGCCTCCTGGCGCGCCCAGCGCTCCCTTTGA
- a CDS encoding ABC transporter ATP-binding protein yields the protein MPKSLGNAGRSFVTERVNPRVLRAGLRVLGVAIRTEPLMFTLSVVASALYGGMTVASAWVLGEVTERVILPAFAAGETTKGALAAGGAAIVAVSVLKALGVAGRRFWAGLMQYNLQARFRRSVTRQYLRLPLAWHHRHPTGQLLSNASSDIEAAWAPIAPLPMAVGVVFMLVFAAFSILAVDLPLAVVGFLLFPLIALLNLVYQRVLSPRVARAQQLRAEVSEVAHESFEGGLVVKTLGREAAETERFRTAAERLRDANVDVGRVRGLFDPVLESLPRFGVLAVLLFGSMRLDAGAIDTGDLVQVCYLFTLLSWPVRSLGWVLAELPRSVVGWDRVRAVLDAEGAMPYGKGALAVEVAARLEAEDLTFGYADDTTVLSGASLSVAPGRTVAVVGPTGSGKSTLASLLVRLVDPRAGAVRLDGTDVRDLAPGEVARAAALVPQDTFLFDDTVRGNVDLEGDLADADLWAALRLAQADGFVAGLPDGLDTRLGERGATLSGGQRQRLALARALVRRPRLLVLDDATSSVDPQIEERILGGLRESAASVVVVAYRKATISLADEVVHLVRGRVADRGTHAELLARSAAYRDLVNAYEHAEAERPDEGPPDGTALEGADGADAGEDVRA from the coding sequence ATGCCGAAATCATTGGGTAACGCTGGGAGATCTTTCGTGACAGAACGGGTCAACCCCCGGGTACTGCGCGCAGGCCTACGGGTGCTGGGGGTGGCGATCCGCACCGAACCGCTCATGTTCACGCTGTCCGTCGTGGCCAGCGCGCTCTACGGCGGGATGACGGTGGCGAGCGCCTGGGTGCTCGGCGAGGTCACCGAACGGGTGATCCTCCCGGCCTTCGCCGCGGGGGAGACCACGAAGGGGGCGCTCGCCGCGGGCGGGGCGGCGATCGTCGCCGTCTCGGTGCTCAAGGCGCTCGGGGTGGCCGGCCGGCGCTTCTGGGCCGGTCTCATGCAGTACAACCTCCAGGCCCGCTTCCGCAGGTCGGTGACCCGCCAGTACCTGCGGCTGCCCCTCGCCTGGCACCACCGGCACCCGACCGGCCAGCTGCTGTCCAACGCGAGCAGCGACATCGAGGCCGCGTGGGCGCCCATCGCGCCGCTGCCGATGGCCGTGGGCGTGGTGTTCATGCTGGTCTTCGCGGCCTTCTCGATCCTCGCGGTGGACCTTCCCCTGGCCGTCGTCGGCTTCCTGCTCTTTCCGCTGATCGCGCTGCTCAACCTCGTCTACCAGCGCGTCCTGTCGCCCAGGGTGGCGCGCGCGCAGCAGTTGCGGGCCGAGGTGAGCGAGGTCGCGCACGAGAGCTTCGAGGGCGGCCTCGTGGTCAAGACCCTCGGGCGGGAGGCCGCGGAGACCGAGCGGTTCCGGACCGCCGCCGAACGGCTGCGCGACGCCAACGTCGACGTCGGCAGGGTGCGCGGCCTGTTCGACCCGGTGCTGGAGTCCCTGCCCCGCTTCGGGGTGCTCGCGGTGCTGCTGTTCGGTTCGATGAGGCTCGACGCGGGGGCGATCGACACCGGCGACCTCGTCCAGGTCTGCTACCTGTTCACGCTGCTGTCGTGGCCGGTCCGGTCCCTCGGGTGGGTCCTCGCCGAACTGCCCCGCAGCGTCGTCGGGTGGGACCGGGTCCGGGCCGTCCTGGACGCCGAAGGCGCGATGCCGTACGGGAAGGGCGCTCTCGCCGTCGAGGTCGCCGCCCGCCTGGAGGCGGAGGACCTGACCTTCGGGTACGCCGATGACACCACGGTGCTCTCCGGCGCGAGCCTGAGCGTCGCGCCCGGCCGGACCGTGGCCGTCGTAGGGCCGACGGGCTCGGGCAAGTCCACGCTGGCGTCCCTGCTCGTCCGGCTGGTCGACCCGCGTGCGGGCGCCGTCCGGCTCGACGGGACCGACGTGCGGGACCTCGCGCCCGGCGAGGTCGCCCGCGCCGCGGCCCTCGTCCCCCAGGACACCTTCCTGTTCGACGACACCGTGCGCGGCAACGTCGACCTCGAAGGCGACCTCGCCGACGCCGACCTCTGGGCGGCGCTGCGCCTCGCCCAGGCCGACGGGTTCGTGGCGGGCCTGCCCGACGGCCTCGACACCCGGCTCGGCGAGCGCGGCGCGACCCTGTCGGGCGGCCAGCGCCAGCGCCTCGCGCTGGCCCGCGCGCTCGTCCGCAGGCCGCGCCTGCTCGTCCTGGACGACGCGACCTCCAGCGTCGACCCGCAGATCGAGGAGCGCATCCTCGGCGGCCTGCGCGAGAGCGCGGCGAGCGTCGTGGTCGTCGCCTACCGCAAGGCCACCATCTCGCTCGCCGACGAGGTCGTGCACCTCGTGCGCGGCAGGGTCGCCGACCGCGGCACCCACGCCGAGCTGCTCGCCCGCTCGGCCGCGTACCGGGACCTGGTGAACGCCTACGAGCACGCCGAGGCCGAGCGGCCCGACGAGGGCCCGCCCGACGGGACGGCGCTGGAAGGGGCCGACGGAGCCGACGCGGGAGAGGACGTGAGGGCATGA